From one Camarhynchus parvulus chromosome 25, STF_HiC, whole genome shotgun sequence genomic stretch:
- the GLMP gene encoding glycosylated lysosomal membrane protein isoform X1: MAAAAGLALLALLAAAGAERSRKVSMEYNPGWNSSSVNLLHVRAVGPGDSLHYVWSSIGAPSVLLVATRSPSSALRVNWTQLLSPSPAGAVWIDPPDSVVYSSAVVFTKLFEFSEAKPLGELFYPTYDLSEFSWDSLNHTLNHTALTAELRGVPATDPGGAFANGSLAFRVTAYEAAGRAGPLPSLLHTADSSQLEFIVAGVSPRGNGSRFALQLAAVEPAGAARRLRARSSIDDEYTPSIFQELSLLAEAPNGSSPLSFVQWKAAAYGSPSPRREDGIQCRAGGLQAANGSLPGASLLRAFFGDSLATSCTLSVLNVSFGGEEGHVYQERRYLSWSVLLGFGEPPRDTFSPLVISITAVALGTPLAMLLLGSCLVLLAQRRRYSEYEPIN, encoded by the exons ATGGCCGCCGCTGCGGGGCTggcgctgctggcgctgctggcggcggccggggccgAGCGGAGCCGGAAG gtgtccaTGGAGTACAACCCTGGCTGGAACAGCTCCTCTGTGAACCTGCTGCACGTGCGGGCCgtggggcctggggacagcctgcaCTACGTGTGGAGCAGCATCGGGGCCCCTTCTGTGCTCCTGGTGGCCACCCggagccccagcagtgccctgaggGTCAACTGGacccagctgctgtcacccagTCCTGCTGGGGCCGTCTGGATCGACCCTCCTGACAGCGTGGTCTATTCCTCGGCCGTGGTGTTCACCAAG ctcttcGAGTTCAGCGAGGCCAAACCTTTGGGAGAGCTCTTCTACCCCACCTATGACCTGTCCGAGTTCTCCTGGGACAGCCTCAACCACACCCTGAACCACACGGCGCTGACGGCCGAGCTCAGGGGCGTCCCGGCCACCGACCCCGGCGGTGCCTTCGCCAACGGCAGCCTGGCATTCCGG gtgACAGCCTATGAGGCCGCTGGCCGTGCGGGGCCgctgcccagcctgctgcacaCGGCGGACAGCTCGCAGCTGGAGTTCATTGTGGCCGGGGTGTCGCCCCGCGGGAACGGCTCCCGGTTCGCGCTGCAGCTGGCCGCGGTGGAGcccgcgggggcggcgcggcgccTGCGCGCCCGCAGCTCCATCGACGATGAGTACACGCCCAGCATCTTCCAG GAGCTGTCGCTGCTGGCGGAGGCCCCGAACGGCAGCTCCCCGCTGTCCTTCGTGCAGTGGAAGGCGGCCGCCTACGGCTCGCCCAGCCCTCGGCGTGAGGACGGCATCCAGTGCAGGGCCGGGGGGCTGCAGGCGGCCAACGGGAGCCTGCCCGGGGCCAGCCTGCTGCGGGCCTTCTTTGGGGACAGCCTGGCCACCAGCTGCACCCTCAGCGTCCTCAACGTGTCCTTCGGGGGAGAGGAGGGACACGTGTACCAGGAGAGGAGGTACCTCAGCTG GTcggtgctgctgggctttggggagCCCCCCAGGGACACTTTCTCGCCGCTGGTGATCTCCATCACGGCCGTGGCGCTGGGCACCCCgctggccatgctgctgctgggcagctgcttggtgctgctggcacagaggaggCGCTACTCGGAGTACGAGCCCATCAACTGA
- the GLMP gene encoding glycosylated lysosomal membrane protein isoform X2: protein MEYNPGWNSSSVNLLHVRAVGPGDSLHYVWSSIGAPSVLLVATRSPSSALRVNWTQLLSPSPAGAVWIDPPDSVVYSSAVVFTKLFEFSEAKPLGELFYPTYDLSEFSWDSLNHTLNHTALTAELRGVPATDPGGAFANGSLAFRVTAYEAAGRAGPLPSLLHTADSSQLEFIVAGVSPRGNGSRFALQLAAVEPAGAARRLRARSSIDDEYTPSIFQELSLLAEAPNGSSPLSFVQWKAAAYGSPSPRREDGIQCRAGGLQAANGSLPGASLLRAFFGDSLATSCTLSVLNVSFGGEEGHVYQERRYLSWSVLLGFGEPPRDTFSPLVISITAVALGTPLAMLLLGSCLVLLAQRRRYSEYEPIN from the exons aTGGAGTACAACCCTGGCTGGAACAGCTCCTCTGTGAACCTGCTGCACGTGCGGGCCgtggggcctggggacagcctgcaCTACGTGTGGAGCAGCATCGGGGCCCCTTCTGTGCTCCTGGTGGCCACCCggagccccagcagtgccctgaggGTCAACTGGacccagctgctgtcacccagTCCTGCTGGGGCCGTCTGGATCGACCCTCCTGACAGCGTGGTCTATTCCTCGGCCGTGGTGTTCACCAAG ctcttcGAGTTCAGCGAGGCCAAACCTTTGGGAGAGCTCTTCTACCCCACCTATGACCTGTCCGAGTTCTCCTGGGACAGCCTCAACCACACCCTGAACCACACGGCGCTGACGGCCGAGCTCAGGGGCGTCCCGGCCACCGACCCCGGCGGTGCCTTCGCCAACGGCAGCCTGGCATTCCGG gtgACAGCCTATGAGGCCGCTGGCCGTGCGGGGCCgctgcccagcctgctgcacaCGGCGGACAGCTCGCAGCTGGAGTTCATTGTGGCCGGGGTGTCGCCCCGCGGGAACGGCTCCCGGTTCGCGCTGCAGCTGGCCGCGGTGGAGcccgcgggggcggcgcggcgccTGCGCGCCCGCAGCTCCATCGACGATGAGTACACGCCCAGCATCTTCCAG GAGCTGTCGCTGCTGGCGGAGGCCCCGAACGGCAGCTCCCCGCTGTCCTTCGTGCAGTGGAAGGCGGCCGCCTACGGCTCGCCCAGCCCTCGGCGTGAGGACGGCATCCAGTGCAGGGCCGGGGGGCTGCAGGCGGCCAACGGGAGCCTGCCCGGGGCCAGCCTGCTGCGGGCCTTCTTTGGGGACAGCCTGGCCACCAGCTGCACCCTCAGCGTCCTCAACGTGTCCTTCGGGGGAGAGGAGGGACACGTGTACCAGGAGAGGAGGTACCTCAGCTG GTcggtgctgctgggctttggggagCCCCCCAGGGACACTTTCTCGCCGCTGGTGATCTCCATCACGGCCGTGGCGCTGGGCACCCCgctggccatgctgctgctgggcagctgcttggtgctgctggcacagaggaggCGCTACTCGGAGTACGAGCCCATCAACTGA